Proteins encoded together in one Vicinamibacterales bacterium window:
- a CDS encoding PIN domain-containing protein: MSGRYFVDTNILMYAHDAATGDKHKVARALVEELWETRSGVVSTQVLQELAVNLRRKAAKPLDARTTRDVVSDYLAWHVVVNDGKSVLEALDLEERHHVSFWDALVIQAANASGSDILYSEDLSDGQRYGAARVVNPFRARA; encoded by the coding sequence ATGAGCGGTAGGTACTTCGTCGACACGAACATTCTGATGTACGCGCACGACGCGGCCACGGGCGACAAGCACAAAGTAGCCAGGGCGCTCGTGGAGGAACTGTGGGAGACAAGGTCGGGTGTCGTCAGCACTCAGGTTCTTCAGGAGCTGGCCGTCAACTTGCGCAGAAAAGCGGCGAAGCCTCTCGACGCGAGGACCACTCGTGACGTAGTGTCTGACTACCTTGCCTGGCACGTCGTTGTGAACGATGGGAAATCCGTTTTAGAGGCTCTCGACCTCGAAGAGCGGCATCACGTTTCCTTCTGGGATGCCCTCGTCATTCAGGCTGCGAACGCTTCGGGTTCTGACATCCTCTACTCGGAAGATCTGTCCGATGGGCAACGTTACGGAGCGGCGCGAGTGGTCAATCCGTTTCGAGCCAGAGCGTAG
- the rnc gene encoding ribonuclease III, with product MERPEPSLVVVFRTQSDIEASIVRGLLDAHGIFAALSSDLTHAVFPLTIDGLGEVRISVAEAQADDARAIIAQQGARCEATDIVRLQDVRDLSALEQRLGYRFGEPVVLERALTHRSRANEDATGSTVDNESLEFLGDAVLGFVVADLLFREFPQFDEGQKSKIKASLVSTATLGSLARRLGLGEFLALGKGEEKTGGRKKQALLADGYEAVIAALYLDGGIEAARAFIVREFEDDIEDVRSPEFWGRDYKSVLQEQVQARELPLPEYSVASESGPDHRKVFHIEVRVEGDVLGTARGASKKAAEQEAARRAIEKLSES from the coding sequence ATGGAGAGGCCTGAGCCGTCGCTCGTCGTCGTGTTTCGCACTCAGTCCGACATCGAGGCGAGCATCGTGCGGGGGCTGCTCGATGCACACGGCATCTTCGCCGCGCTGTCGTCGGACCTCACCCACGCGGTGTTTCCATTGACCATCGACGGGCTGGGAGAAGTCAGAATCTCCGTGGCGGAGGCGCAGGCCGACGATGCGCGGGCGATCATTGCTCAGCAGGGGGCGCGATGCGAGGCGACCGACATCGTGCGGCTGCAGGATGTGCGGGACCTGTCGGCCCTCGAGCAGCGACTCGGCTACCGGTTCGGTGAGCCGGTCGTCCTCGAACGGGCGCTGACGCACCGATCGCGCGCGAACGAGGACGCGACGGGCAGCACGGTGGACAACGAGTCGCTCGAGTTCCTCGGCGATGCGGTACTCGGGTTCGTGGTGGCCGACCTGCTCTTCCGCGAATTCCCGCAGTTCGACGAGGGGCAGAAATCGAAGATCAAGGCGTCGCTCGTCTCGACGGCCACGCTGGGATCCCTGGCGCGACGGCTCGGCCTCGGCGAGTTCCTGGCGCTCGGCAAGGGCGAAGAGAAGACGGGCGGGCGCAAGAAGCAGGCGTTGCTGGCAGACGGCTACGAGGCCGTCATTGCCGCGCTCTACCTGGATGGCGGGATCGAAGCCGCGCGCGCCTTCATCGTCCGCGAGTTCGAGGACGACATCGAGGACGTGCGGAGCCCGGAGTTCTGGGGCCGCGACTACAAGTCGGTGCTGCAGGAGCAGGTGCAGGCACGCGAGTTGCCGCTGCCGGAGTATTCAGTGGCCTCCGAGAGCGGCCCCGATCACCGCAAGGTGTTCCACATCGAGGTCCGGGTGGAGGGCGACGTGCTTGGTACGGCGAGGGGCGCGAGCAAGAAGGCCGCGGAACAGGAAGCCGCGCGGCGTGCGATCGAGAAACTGTCCGAGTCGTAG
- a CDS encoding nucleotidyl transferase AbiEii/AbiGii toxin family protein: MTRHPNLAASVAARLLSRAKVTGDDYQTLLTTYCLERFLYRLGTSDRRDRFILKGAMLLRLWSDRPYRATRDLDLLRRGDGASHAIRHDLEAIVATPVPTGADTRVLATDARCGRRGFRGRVLADPRRVSLACARGPAYECRAFEDLAAGRAVAMKTGELPTPPQPRRQSP; the protein is encoded by the coding sequence GTGACCCGCCATCCCAACCTCGCCGCGTCTGTCGCTGCGCGTCTGCTCAGCCGCGCGAAGGTAACCGGCGACGACTACCAGACGTTGCTCACGACCTATTGCCTGGAGCGCTTTCTCTATCGCCTCGGGACCTCCGATCGCCGCGACCGCTTCATCCTCAAGGGTGCGATGCTCCTTCGGCTCTGGTCGGATCGACCCTACCGCGCCACGCGCGATCTGGACCTCCTGCGTCGTGGCGACGGTGCATCCCACGCGATCAGACACGACCTCGAGGCGATCGTCGCGACACCCGTTCCGACCGGCGCAGATACGCGCGTTCTCGCGACGGACGCACGTTGCGGCCGGAGAGGATTTCGCGGACGAGTGCTCGCGGATCCTCGCCGCGTTTCTCTCGCCTGTGCTCGAGGACCTGCGTACGAATGCCGCGCCTTCGAGGACTTGGCCGCCGGGCGGGCCGTGGCGATGAAGACGGGGGAGCTCCCCACTCCGCCGCAGCCGCGACGCCAATCCCCCTAG
- a CDS encoding winged helix-turn-helix domain-containing protein, with product MTSPHRPTLDQRIKTTLTEDGGHIPVVLGLCGTGRSAVLRRVQQELGADRCQYVNVERTATTPERFLDALVSGSPFRDSRPASRPTSPRQAFDAILAFLSGARRSDQGRATFLLDEVLEFRTFESFPGLRRALPEMLAVIASTPNRFVLTSRYVSRTERILATSSPQFVMVPVHGLGADEIAAMLHETRTTGTTGFDRAPAAGGPIDTVSRVIQRLSDGRTVYARALTDMIARMESHGGTDPVAALAALLEPDGRLSLVCGFYYELRLHRARGYGALKAILGILSQKEPLTLTEISQRLGRTPGSTKDYLSWLEDVDLVAVNQKRYRFRDPLLRVWVRLHCRATQPTTQEITAEVQQYAAACLPELVTAP from the coding sequence GTGACCAGCCCCCACCGCCCGACCCTGGATCAGCGGATCAAGACCACACTGACTGAAGACGGCGGGCACATCCCCGTCGTCCTCGGGCTGTGCGGCACCGGGCGCAGCGCCGTCCTGCGGAGGGTCCAGCAGGAGTTGGGTGCCGATCGCTGTCAGTACGTCAACGTCGAACGGACCGCGACCACGCCGGAGCGGTTCCTCGATGCGCTGGTCTCCGGCTCACCGTTCCGCGACAGCCGGCCTGCGAGCCGGCCGACCAGTCCGCGCCAGGCCTTCGACGCGATTCTGGCGTTTCTGTCCGGCGCGCGGCGCTCCGACCAGGGACGGGCGACGTTTCTGCTCGATGAGGTGCTCGAGTTCAGGACGTTCGAGAGCTTCCCCGGCCTGAGGCGTGCGCTCCCCGAGATGCTGGCGGTCATCGCGTCGACGCCGAATCGTTTCGTGCTGACGTCACGCTACGTGTCGCGCACCGAGCGGATCCTCGCCACCTCGTCGCCGCAGTTCGTGATGGTGCCGGTGCACGGGCTCGGAGCCGACGAGATCGCGGCCATGCTGCACGAGACCCGGACGACCGGTACGACCGGCTTCGATCGCGCCCCGGCGGCCGGCGGGCCGATCGACACGGTCTCACGGGTGATCCAGCGGCTGTCGGATGGGAGGACGGTGTACGCCCGCGCGCTCACGGACATGATCGCCAGGATGGAATCCCACGGCGGTACCGATCCGGTGGCGGCGCTGGCGGCGCTTCTCGAGCCCGACGGCCGCCTGTCACTCGTCTGCGGCTTCTACTACGAGCTGCGTCTGCACCGGGCCCGCGGCTACGGCGCGCTCAAGGCGATCCTTGGCATCCTGTCCCAAAAGGAACCGCTCACGCTGACGGAGATCTCCCAACGGCTGGGCCGGACGCCCGGCTCGACGAAGGACTACCTGTCGTGGCTCGAGGATGTCGATCTCGTGGCGGTGAACCAGAAGCGCTACCGCTTCCGCGATCCGCTGCTGCGCGTGTGGGTGAGGCTCCACTGCCGCGCGACGCAGCCGACCACGCAGGAAATCACCGCCGAGGTTCAGCAGTATGCGGCGGCGTGCCTCCCGGAACTCGTGACCGCGCCGTAG
- a CDS encoding type II toxin-antitoxin system HicA family toxin, whose amino-acid sequence MPPWGPVSRRKLVASLRRLGFTGPYSGGRHQFMARADLVLTIPNPHSGDIGVGLLALILRQAGITRAAWEDA is encoded by the coding sequence ATGCCGCCCTGGGGACCGGTCAGCCGTCGAAAGCTGGTCGCTTCGCTCCGGCGGCTCGGCTTCACGGGTCCGTACTCTGGCGGCCGCCACCAGTTCATGGCTCGCGCGGATCTCGTGCTGACGATACCGAACCCGCACTCTGGGGACATCGGCGTTGGCCTCCTGGCGCTCATCCTTCGCCAGGCGGGCATCACCCGGGCCGCGTGGGAAGACGCGTAG
- a CDS encoding septum formation initiator family protein, with product MAKTVRDQTVGTMARDGGPVHAAPRHRPVIVFVLLFLAVALVLDGIAGERGWLANRQAQQQLDLAMRALEQARRQNEELREDVQRLRTDPATIEEVARRDLGFIRPGEKVFIVRDVPKPTK from the coding sequence ATGGCCAAGACGGTGCGAGACCAGACGGTCGGGACGATGGCGCGGGACGGCGGCCCCGTTCACGCGGCGCCTCGCCACCGGCCTGTCATCGTCTTCGTGCTCCTGTTCCTTGCGGTGGCGTTGGTGCTCGATGGCATCGCGGGTGAGCGGGGCTGGCTGGCGAATCGGCAGGCACAGCAGCAGTTGGATCTGGCGATGCGGGCGCTCGAGCAGGCGCGGCGGCAGAACGAGGAATTGCGGGAGGACGTGCAGAGGCTGCGGACCGATCCCGCGACGATCGAAGAGGTGGCGCGGCGCGATCTGGGCTTCATCAGACCCGGCGAAAAGGTGTTCATCGTCCGCGACGTGCCGAAGCCGACGAAGTGA
- a CDS encoding SpoIIE family protein phosphatase produces MSSSSTEPSGGTLLPAPGRLALARQALFSTRPGRLLILGVLVKVAAALIRWTAGAEPSVLAFSDTLGSIAVIAALGYFLYRLIQRARRRLLWRVRRKLILSYIFIGVVPAFLIVAFFVVSGLILFLNVASFLVQNGFANVTSEAVYLARVTALEIQRGPGPQAAAAILKERQAALAARYPGASMAFVLTAKGDDPCVGGPTAGPQVPPLSAASRHVLASTPLGTAAVAAQVTPASAGPWEHIPVPSRLPTWVSCAGFGGIVVEPLAESPKPAGATDRTAPALIIVRGVGLPDTEAPSYAVVVDIPKNDGLDEHLRDETSIKIGDASVVLDDSLRTHFQRPLLPGHKSVAGSTSTGRRPSVAFLQGTDWANGNLDNVTVSIQVNFADIYDRLSTAPLGSASLGSRLMIVLLVLAVLLLIIEAAALVMGLALARSITGSVHELFAGTERVRMGDFSHRIEVKTRDQLGELADSFNQMTGSIEELLRQAEEKKRLEEELRIAREIQMSLLPRGQVSIPGLSLSALCVPAREVGGDYYDFLPLGDNRLGILIADVSGKGTSAALYMAELKGLILSLSRIHQSPRDLMLVANDIISRNLDSRSFITMSYAVLDLDAHVMTFARAGHTPLIYRTGCGTAEPTVEILTPDGLVLGLRIDGGELFSRLLQESTIPLSRGDVFVFFTDGISEAMNAESDLFGEARLAKLVAEHGHLPASELRERVLREIESFVAGAAQHDDMTMILLKIDDFVADAIKTGFADGEA; encoded by the coding sequence ATGAGTTCGAGTTCCACCGAGCCATCTGGCGGTACCCTGCTTCCGGCGCCTGGACGCCTCGCCCTCGCGCGTCAGGCGCTCTTCAGTACCCGTCCCGGTCGGCTCCTGATTCTCGGCGTCCTCGTGAAGGTCGCCGCCGCCCTCATCCGTTGGACGGCGGGGGCCGAGCCGTCGGTTCTTGCGTTCAGCGACACGCTCGGTAGCATCGCGGTCATCGCCGCGCTCGGCTACTTCCTGTATCGCCTCATCCAGCGCGCCCGTCGCCGCCTGCTCTGGCGCGTTCGACGCAAGCTGATCCTCTCGTACATCTTCATCGGCGTGGTTCCGGCATTCCTGATCGTCGCGTTTTTCGTCGTCTCGGGTCTGATCCTCTTCCTCAACGTCGCGTCGTTCCTCGTGCAGAACGGGTTTGCGAACGTGACCAGCGAGGCGGTCTACCTGGCACGCGTGACCGCGCTCGAGATTCAGCGCGGACCCGGGCCGCAGGCGGCAGCGGCCATCCTCAAAGAGCGGCAGGCCGCCCTCGCGGCGAGGTACCCGGGCGCGTCGATGGCGTTTGTCCTGACGGCCAAGGGCGACGATCCGTGCGTCGGGGGGCCCACGGCCGGGCCTCAGGTGCCGCCGCTGTCGGCCGCGAGCCGCCACGTGCTGGCCTCGACGCCGCTCGGCACGGCTGCCGTGGCCGCACAGGTCACACCCGCGTCGGCCGGACCGTGGGAACATATCCCGGTGCCGAGCAGGTTGCCGACCTGGGTGAGCTGCGCGGGTTTCGGGGGCATCGTGGTCGAGCCGCTGGCCGAGTCGCCGAAACCGGCCGGCGCGACGGACCGGACCGCACCGGCGCTGATTATCGTACGCGGCGTCGGCCTGCCGGACACCGAAGCGCCGTCGTACGCGGTCGTGGTGGATATCCCGAAGAATGATGGTCTCGACGAGCACCTGCGCGACGAAACCAGCATCAAGATTGGCGATGCGAGCGTCGTATTGGACGATTCGCTCAGAACCCACTTCCAGCGTCCTCTCCTGCCGGGCCACAAGAGCGTCGCAGGCTCGACCTCGACCGGCCGTCGTCCGTCGGTCGCGTTCCTGCAAGGAACCGATTGGGCCAACGGCAACCTGGACAACGTGACGGTCTCGATCCAGGTGAATTTCGCCGACATCTACGACCGGCTGTCGACCGCGCCTCTCGGGTCCGCCAGCCTGGGAAGCCGGTTGATGATCGTGCTGCTGGTCCTGGCAGTGCTGCTGCTCATCATCGAGGCGGCGGCGCTCGTCATGGGACTGGCGCTCGCCCGATCGATCACCGGTTCGGTGCACGAATTGTTCGCCGGGACCGAGCGCGTCCGCATGGGAGATTTCAGCCACCGCATCGAGGTGAAGACGCGCGACCAGCTCGGCGAGCTGGCCGACTCGTTCAACCAGATGACGGGCAGCATCGAAGAGCTGCTGCGTCAGGCGGAGGAGAAGAAGCGCCTCGAGGAAGAACTGCGCATCGCGCGCGAGATCCAGATGTCGCTGCTGCCGCGCGGCCAGGTGTCGATTCCCGGCCTCTCGCTCAGTGCGCTGTGCGTGCCGGCGCGGGAAGTGGGCGGGGACTACTACGACTTCCTGCCGCTCGGCGACAACCGGCTCGGCATCCTGATCGCCGACGTGTCGGGCAAGGGCACCTCGGCCGCGCTCTACATGGCGGAGCTGAAGGGGCTGATCCTGTCGCTGAGCCGCATTCACCAGTCGCCTCGCGACCTGATGCTCGTTGCGAACGACATCATCTCGCGCAACCTCGACAGCCGCAGCTTCATCACGATGAGCTATGCGGTGCTCGACCTCGACGCGCATGTGATGACCTTCGCGCGCGCCGGTCACACGCCGCTCATCTATCGCACCGGTTGCGGAACGGCGGAGCCGACGGTGGAGATCCTGACGCCGGACGGTCTCGTGCTCGGCCTGCGGATCGACGGCGGCGAACTGTTCTCCCGGCTGCTCCAGGAATCCACGATTCCGCTGTCGCGCGGCGATGTCTTCGTGTTCTTCACCGACGGCATCAGCGAGGCGATGAACGCGGAATCGGACCTGTTCGGTGAGGCGCGCCTCGCGAAGCTGGTCGCCGAACACGGTCACCTGCCGGCGAGCGAACTGCGTGAACGGGTCCTGCGCGAAATCGAGTCGTTCGTCGCCGGCGCAGCGCAGCACGACGACATGACCATGATCCTCCTGAAGATCGATGACTTCGTTGCGGATGCCATCAAAACGGGGTTCGCCGATGGAGAGGCCTGA
- a CDS encoding recombinase family protein, whose protein sequence is MNREGVAGPFGSQWSPSTIHGHHARGTGILNNELYVGRLVWNRLRHIKNPDTGKRVSRPNPRSEWVTTSVPGLRIVDDEL, encoded by the coding sequence TTGAACCGCGAAGGCGTTGCCGGACCATTCGGCAGCCAATGGAGTCCGTCCACAATTCACGGCCACCACGCGCGCGGCACGGGCATCCTGAACAACGAGCTCTACGTCGGCCGCCTCGTCTGGAATCGACTCCGCCACATCAAGAATCCGGACACTGGAAAACGCGTGTCGCGACCGAATCCTCGATCGGAATGGGTGACGACGAGCGTGCCCGGCCTGCGGATCGTGGACGACGAGCTGTAA
- the cutA gene encoding divalent-cation tolerance protein CutA — protein MDQLERGATDVVIALTTWPAAHDPAAFAGTLVEERLAACVNVLPEMESVYRWRGRVERERERQVIIKTTRARVEALIARVGQLHPYEVPELVVLASDGGGPAYLDWVRGETSSLD, from the coding sequence ATGGACCAGCTCGAACGCGGCGCGACGGACGTCGTGATTGCCCTCACCACCTGGCCGGCCGCGCACGATCCGGCGGCCTTCGCGGGCACGCTCGTCGAGGAGCGACTGGCGGCGTGCGTCAACGTGTTGCCGGAAATGGAGTCGGTGTACCGCTGGCGGGGACGCGTGGAGCGCGAGCGCGAGCGGCAGGTCATCATCAAGACGACCAGGGCGCGGGTCGAGGCGCTGATCGCCCGGGTGGGCCAACTCCATCCGTACGAGGTGCCGGAGTTGGTCGTGCTGGCGAGCGACGGCGGCGGGCCGGCGTACCTGGACTGGGTGAGAGGAGAGACGTCGTCCCTGGACTGA